The Pricia mediterranea genome includes a window with the following:
- the ruvA gene encoding Holliday junction branch migration protein RuvA — MIHHLKGKLVEKNPTHIIIECAGVGYFVNISLHTFSKLTDSENVSIFTHLQVKEDSHTLFGFAERAERQIFRLLLSVSGIGSSTARTMLSSLSPAQVRDAIAGGDAATIQSVKGIGAKTAQRVILDLRDKILKVFDIDEVSAAANNTNKEEALSALEVLGFARRSAEKVVDKVLRQEPSLSVENIIKFALKNL; from the coding sequence ATGATCCACCACCTAAAAGGCAAGCTCGTAGAAAAAAACCCCACTCACATCATCATCGAATGTGCAGGGGTGGGCTATTTTGTGAACATCTCCCTGCATACGTTCTCGAAACTGACCGACAGCGAAAACGTCAGTATTTTTACCCATTTACAGGTCAAGGAAGATTCCCACACCCTGTTCGGGTTCGCCGAAAGGGCCGAACGACAGATTTTTCGGCTATTGCTATCCGTTTCAGGTATCGGTTCCAGTACCGCCCGAACCATGCTTTCGTCCCTTTCCCCCGCGCAGGTCCGCGATGCGATTGCCGGGGGCGACGCGGCTACGATTCAATCCGTTAAGGGCATAGGGGCCAAAACGGCGCAACGGGTCATTCTCGACCTGCGTGATAAAATTCTCAAAGTCTTCGATATTGACGAAGTTTCCGCTGCTGCGAACAATACAAATAAAGAAGAAGCGTTATCTGCTTTAGAGGTGCTTGGCTTTGCTCGACGTTCTGCCGAAAAGGTGGTGGACAAAGTACTACGCCAAGAGCCTTCGCTAAGCGTGGAGAATATCATAAAATTCGCGCTCAAAAATCTGTAA
- the gcvH gene encoding glycine cleavage system protein GcvH, whose translation MNLPSELKYTKDHEWIKLEGDIATVGITDFAQGELGDIVYVEVETLDETLDKDEVFGTVEAVKTVSDLFLPLSGEIIEFNEALEDAPEKVNSDPYGEGWMVKIKISDTSEVDALLSASEYKEVVGA comes from the coding sequence ATGAATCTACCATCAGAATTAAAGTACACCAAAGACCACGAATGGATCAAGCTTGAGGGCGATATCGCCACGGTGGGCATTACCGATTTTGCCCAGGGCGAACTTGGGGACATCGTTTATGTCGAAGTCGAAACCCTTGACGAGACCTTGGACAAGGATGAGGTCTTTGGAACCGTCGAAGCGGTGAAGACCGTATCGGATCTGTTCTTGCCATTGAGCGGCGAGATTATCGAGTTTAACGAAGCTTTGGAAGATGCTCCCGAAAAGGTCAATTCCGACCCTTACGGCGAAGGATGGATGGTCAAGATCAAAATAAGCGATACATCGGAGGTCGACGCATTGTTGTCCGCATCGGAATACAAGGAGGTCGTCGGTGCTTAA
- a CDS encoding NADP-dependent malic enzyme, whose product MSKQKQRREALVYHAKPQPGKIKIVPTKPYATQRDLALAYSPGVAEPCLEIEKDKDNAYKYTSKGNLVAVISNGTAVLGLGNIGPEASKPVMEGKGLLFKIFADIDGMDIEVDTEDVDEFVQTVKMIAPTFGGINLEDIKAPEAFEIERRLKEELDIPVMHDDQHGTAIISSAALLNALELAGKKMEDVKIVISGAGAAAVSCTKLYKAFGAKAENIVMLDSKGVIRKDAENLSKAKTEFATDRKIDTLAEAVENADVFIGLSIADIFTPAMLNSMAENPIVFAMANPNPEIDYDLAMNTRTDIIMATGRSDHPNQVNNVLGFPFIFRGALDVRATAINEEMKMAAVKALANLAKESVPEQVNIAYGETRLTFGRDYIIPKPFDQRLIHEIPPAVAKAAMESGVARKAIEDWDKYREELMLRSGNDNKVVRLLHSRAKSNVKKIVFAEADHLDVLKAAQIVHEEGIAVPVLLGNKEIISELKKELEFDDDIEIVDPNDEAFNDRRNQYANKYAKLRQRKGSTLYSARIKMRERNYFGAMMVLEGDVDGMISGYSRAYPTVVKPIFEVIGKSSSVKKAAAVNIMITDRGPIFVADTSINIDPNAEEIAEIAQMTANLAKAFGFDPVLALLSYANFGSSSHPDAKKVRDAVKILHDRHPELVADGEIQMDFALNKEMLQRQFPFSKLAGRKVNTLIFPNLESANITYKLLKEVNASESIGPIMLGLRKPVHVVQLGASVDEMVNMAAVAVIDAQEREKRRKARSGQ is encoded by the coding sequence ATGAGCAAACAGAAACAACGCCGGGAAGCCTTAGTCTACCACGCCAAACCCCAACCGGGCAAAATCAAGATCGTACCCACCAAGCCCTATGCCACCCAGCGTGACCTGGCACTGGCCTATTCCCCCGGGGTGGCCGAACCTTGCCTTGAAATAGAAAAGGATAAGGACAACGCTTACAAGTACACCTCAAAAGGGAATCTGGTGGCCGTAATTTCCAATGGAACGGCGGTGTTGGGCTTAGGTAATATTGGTCCCGAGGCGTCGAAGCCGGTGATGGAGGGGAAGGGCCTACTTTTTAAGATTTTTGCCGATATCGACGGAATGGACATAGAGGTCGATACCGAGGATGTCGATGAGTTCGTACAGACCGTAAAAATGATCGCGCCGACATTTGGCGGAATCAATTTGGAGGACATCAAGGCTCCGGAAGCCTTCGAGATCGAACGACGTTTGAAAGAGGAGCTCGACATCCCTGTGATGCACGACGATCAACATGGCACGGCCATCATTTCTTCGGCGGCCCTATTGAACGCGCTGGAGCTGGCGGGCAAGAAAATGGAAGATGTAAAAATCGTGATCAGTGGGGCGGGAGCGGCCGCGGTCTCCTGTACCAAGTTGTACAAAGCCTTCGGTGCCAAGGCCGAAAACATCGTCATGCTCGACAGCAAAGGAGTGATACGAAAGGATGCCGAAAACCTGTCTAAGGCAAAAACGGAATTCGCGACGGATCGAAAAATTGACACCCTGGCCGAGGCCGTCGAAAATGCCGATGTCTTTATCGGATTGTCCATTGCCGATATCTTCACTCCGGCGATGCTAAATTCCATGGCGGAAAACCCGATTGTATTTGCCATGGCCAATCCCAATCCTGAAATCGATTACGATCTTGCCATGAATACGCGCACGGATATTATCATGGCCACCGGTCGATCGGATCACCCGAACCAGGTGAACAATGTATTGGGCTTTCCCTTTATTTTTCGCGGGGCCCTCGATGTCCGAGCTACTGCCATTAATGAAGAAATGAAAATGGCAGCGGTCAAGGCATTGGCCAATCTCGCCAAGGAGTCCGTTCCGGAACAGGTCAATATTGCTTACGGCGAGACCCGGTTGACCTTCGGCCGCGATTATATCATCCCGAAACCATTCGATCAGCGCCTGATCCACGAGATTCCCCCAGCCGTGGCAAAAGCTGCTATGGAAAGCGGGGTGGCCCGTAAAGCCATCGAGGATTGGGACAAATATCGCGAAGAGCTGATGCTTCGTTCGGGTAACGATAATAAAGTGGTACGCCTGTTGCACAGCCGGGCCAAGAGCAATGTCAAAAAAATCGTTTTTGCGGAGGCCGATCATCTCGATGTGTTAAAAGCCGCCCAAATTGTACACGAAGAGGGAATTGCCGTTCCCGTGCTTTTGGGGAACAAAGAAATTATCTCCGAACTGAAAAAGGAGCTTGAATTCGATGATGACATAGAAATAGTCGATCCCAACGATGAGGCCTTTAACGATAGGCGCAACCAGTACGCAAATAAGTATGCCAAACTTCGGCAACGCAAAGGCTCTACCCTCTATAGCGCACGTATAAAAATGCGGGAACGCAATTATTTTGGCGCTATGATGGTGCTGGAAGGCGATGTCGATGGTATGATTTCGGGATACTCCAGGGCATACCCCACCGTAGTAAAGCCTATTTTTGAGGTTATCGGGAAGTCATCCAGCGTCAAAAAGGCGGCTGCCGTAAACATTATGATCACCGATAGGGGCCCGATTTTCGTAGCCGATACCTCGATCAATATCGATCCCAATGCGGAAGAAATAGCGGAAATCGCCCAGATGACAGCAAATCTGGCCAAGGCCTTTGGCTTTGATCCCGTTCTCGCCCTATTGTCGTACGCGAATTTCGGGTCCTCGAGCCATCCGGATGCCAAAAAGGTCCGCGATGCGGTCAAGATTTTACACGATCGCCATCCGGAATTGGTAGCGGACGGGGAAATTCAAATGGACTTCGCCCTGAACAAAGAGATGCTGCAGAGGCAGTTTCCGTTTTCCAAATTGGCGGGGAGGAAAGTGAACACCTTGATTTTTCCGAATTTGGAATCCGCCAATATTACGTACAAACTCTTAAAGGAAGTCAATGCCTCTGAATCCATCGGCCCCATAATGTTAGGGCTCCGAAAGCCGGTGCACGTGGTACAATTGGGCGCCAGTGTTGATGAAATGGTCAATATGGCCGCTGTAGCGGTCATCGATGCCCAAGAACGGGAGAAGCGGAGAAAAGCGCGGAGCGGACAATAG
- a CDS encoding VanZ family protein — translation MLKTQKYRIAFLVWMGLVTWASLATFPEEDTPDLGIPHFDKLVHFGFYFGAAVLGTLYVREAMHDSPPLTRTLIYVALGTIIYGIIIEVLQHILTVDRQADIFDVVANSLGAIIGVWVLNKLFSSPKGLKWKK, via the coding sequence GTGCTTAAGACCCAGAAGTACCGCATTGCTTTTTTGGTCTGGATGGGTTTGGTTACCTGGGCCAGCCTTGCCACTTTTCCTGAAGAGGACACTCCCGATCTGGGTATCCCCCATTTTGATAAGCTGGTCCATTTCGGCTTTTATTTTGGCGCCGCCGTTTTGGGCACCCTTTATGTCCGCGAAGCAATGCACGATTCGCCCCCGCTCACTAGAACGCTGATCTATGTGGCCTTGGGCACCATTATTTATGGTATAATTATTGAGGTATTACAACATATCTTGACGGTCGATCGACAGGCCGATATTTTCGATGTCGTAGCGAATAGCTTAGGCGCAATCATTGGGGTATGGGTACTAAATAAGCTATTTTCAAGTCCGAAGGGATTAAAATGGAAAAAATAA
- the sprA gene encoding cell surface protein SprA codes for MSSNLKSLFKRTFLSLFFVMVAGVSLAQETDEGEKGKANGQEVDSVQVDSVKTGFSLGRLKMENPESIVSKYIYDEKLDMYVYSEKVGDFDIGYPIILTPEQYFELVRQEGIKEYFKEKSDAFSGKKEGSEEARKNLLPNFYVNKDWFQSVFGGNAIEIIPQGSVAMDLGVIWQKNDNPALSPRNRTNTSFDFDQRISLSMLGKIGERLQVTANYDTEATFDFQNIVKLDYTPTEDDIIQSIEVGNVNMPLNSSLITGAQSLFGVKTQLQFGKTKVTAVFSEQQSQSNTVVAQGGGTINDFSVTALNYDEDKHFFLAQYFRDNYDDALVNYPYIRSQVQVTRLEVWVTNRSQQTLNVRNIVGIQDLGEYDPLTAGGQNPTRIGTSAPAGVTADFFNANTGGFPNALPRNSANDYDPALIGNGGALTPAIRDVSTVKQGFDVTGYQPNQGFDYAYLEYARKLEQGRDFTFDSQLGYLSLNQRLSNDEVLAVAFQYTYNGQVYQVGEFANGGIDAVTVTGGDLDNPVINNNTLVLKLLKSNITNVSDPIWDLMMKNIYATGAYRLSQEDFKMNILYSNPTPRNYITPVTDFPEQTDGGKPLEERILLEVFNFDRLNAYNDIQPGGDGFFDFIPGITVDTQNGQIIFTKVEPFGEYLFGRLGDGDYSDESSYNPNQEKYVFRDMYELTKSAALQDPEKDKFILKGRYKSEGSGGIPIGAFNVPRGSVRVTAGGRQLQEGIDYTVNYQAGTVQILDPSLEASNTPINISVENNAVFGQQTRRFTGVNVEHQFNKNFVLGATLLNLNERPLTQKSNFGVEPVNNTVFGMNGIFSTEVPFLTRMVNKLPNIDTDVPSNVSVRGEVALLKPGSPKNADFQGETTTYLDDFEGAQALIDIRSSLGWAMASTPLEFLDSPDQQGLETGFQRAKLAWYTIDPVFYSNQRPSSISDSDISTNATRRIFIDEVFPKVEVAQGQTRQQTTLDLAYYPNAKGPYNANENFEGVSPDQKWGGIMRSLSSTNFEQANVEFVQFWVMDPYLEGTATTAGELVLNMGNITEDILADGLKQYENGLPIDGEGGVKPADPIWGPVPATQALIYAFDVDEAGRAQQDLGLDGLDDAEEAAIYGEGPDPASDNYEYFLQREGNILNRYLNYNNTQGNSPVQVDNDNRGSTTLPDVEDIDRNLTMNTVNSYYEYRIPIKPNTNINDKYVTDIRDSLVLSGNRIPDGSTVRTRWIQYKIPLSDFNDAVGGIADFRSISTMRMYMTGFNSDVVLRFATLDLVRGDWRTYVKSLETDDPNPNDDGTTLDVNAVNIQENENRVPIPYVLPPGVRREQLNNNNTIIQQNEQALSLVVENLEPQDARGVFKNLNIDLRQYEKLKMFIHAEKILEGDIYNIENPLVGFLRIGTDFSQNFYQLELPLEFTAFNSRSAEAVWPSNNEMEVVLDHLNKVKSVWIAGDDLSEIRYFEVNGGEVVAVDEFSPRTPGRLRIGIKGNPSLGSIRSMMVGVKNASNVPARGEVWFNELRLVGLDNEGGWAAIAAVDANIADFADISATGSTSTSGFGAIDQMPNERAREDAISYDLVTNVNVGQLLPPKWNIQIPFNYGISEQIITPEFDPVYDDLKLDDRIAAAESPDSNQDPDDIKEQAEDYTKRTSINFIGVRKDRGEEAEANFYDIENFTFNYSYNETNHRDFEIAALTDKDLKTGFVYNHAFEPLEVAPFAKKDSLFTGAYWQWLKDLNLNLLPTTVSVNSNFNRQFNQQRFRDVVEEGVDKLDLPTLRQRNYLFNWQYAVNYALTKSLRLNLTASNNHIVRNYYEDFTDDEGIRRQRIDETLGLWDGFWNLGEPNRHAQQLELNYEIPFSKIPALDFINAQYSYTSNFDWQRGGDALREVAGQDINTVQNASTHNLTANLTMDRFYNLIGLKKRRGGGKDAAPASRTNAGNSEGGAERIKKKTSGLFNTAVDILTMVKRVNVNYSENNGKVLPGYTQSVGFVGSLRPSLGFVFGSQSDVRFNAARKGWLTSFGEFNEQYIENTNKQLNITATAVPIRDLTIDLTADRQFSSSYQESFDISEDNRYLVQLGNDYGNFSISTMMIGTFFSKSDEFTSDNFQQFKQNRITIANRLVTDRGQSPGDLDEDGFPQLYGKTQQDVLLPAFFAAYTGQDAARVNLDAFRQVPIPNWNIKYTGLMRNNWFKEKFQRFSLSHGYRAAYSINSFQTNLEKAQLQNDGLPATDPESGDLLSDLILNNVVLNDEFNPLMRVDFEMKNSVSILAEMRSNRTLALSFDNNLMTEVNGKEYTLGMGYRFKDVQFVTNIGGNKTRLKGDLNLKADVTLRDNITIIRNLDIDNNQITSGQNLLSIKFTADYALTKQLNALFFYDHSFSQFAVSTAFPQTTINAGFTLRYNFGN; via the coding sequence ATGAGTTCAAATCTTAAATCTTTATTTAAGCGTACCTTCCTGTCCCTATTTTTCGTCATGGTAGCCGGAGTATCCCTGGCTCAGGAGACGGACGAAGGGGAAAAAGGGAAAGCGAACGGACAGGAGGTCGATTCTGTTCAGGTCGACTCCGTGAAGACGGGCTTTTCGCTGGGAAGGCTTAAGATGGAAAATCCCGAGAGTATTGTTTCTAAATACATATACGACGAGAAACTCGACATGTACGTTTACTCCGAAAAAGTAGGCGATTTCGATATCGGATATCCCATCATCCTAACCCCTGAACAGTACTTCGAACTGGTGCGCCAAGAGGGCATCAAAGAATATTTCAAGGAAAAATCGGATGCGTTTTCGGGAAAAAAGGAAGGTAGTGAGGAGGCGCGGAAAAATCTGCTCCCCAATTTTTATGTGAACAAAGACTGGTTTCAGTCCGTTTTCGGCGGCAACGCCATTGAGATCATTCCCCAAGGCTCGGTGGCAATGGATTTAGGCGTCATCTGGCAGAAAAATGACAATCCCGCTTTATCCCCCCGGAACCGGACCAACACGTCTTTTGATTTCGACCAGCGTATCAGCCTTAGTATGTTGGGTAAAATCGGCGAACGCCTACAGGTAACTGCCAATTACGATACCGAGGCCACCTTCGACTTTCAGAACATCGTTAAATTGGATTATACCCCCACCGAAGACGATATCATTCAGTCCATCGAGGTCGGGAACGTAAACATGCCGCTCAACAGCTCTCTGATTACCGGGGCCCAAAGCCTTTTCGGGGTAAAAACACAGCTGCAGTTCGGGAAGACCAAGGTGACGGCAGTTTTTTCGGAACAGCAATCCCAATCCAACACCGTCGTGGCGCAGGGCGGTGGGACCATCAATGACTTTTCGGTGACGGCCTTGAACTATGATGAGGACAAACATTTTTTTCTCGCCCAGTATTTTAGGGATAATTACGATGATGCCCTGGTCAACTATCCCTACATAAGAAGCCAGGTGCAGGTTACACGGCTTGAGGTCTGGGTGACCAATCGCAGCCAACAGACCTTAAATGTGCGGAATATTGTCGGAATTCAAGATTTGGGGGAATACGACCCCCTGACCGCAGGGGGGCAAAACCCTACCCGTATCGGTACCTCGGCCCCCGCCGGTGTCACCGCCGATTTCTTTAACGCGAATACGGGAGGTTTCCCGAACGCGCTGCCCAGAAACAGTGCCAACGATTATGATCCCGCCTTGATTGGAAATGGGGGTGCCTTGACCCCGGCCATCCGCGATGTCTCGACCGTCAAACAGGGTTTTGACGTGACCGGATACCAGCCCAACCAGGGCTTCGATTATGCCTATCTCGAATATGCCCGCAAATTGGAGCAGGGAAGAGACTTTACCTTTGACTCCCAATTGGGCTATCTGTCGTTGAACCAGCGGCTGAGCAACGACGAGGTATTGGCCGTGGCCTTTCAATATACCTATAACGGCCAGGTCTATCAGGTAGGGGAGTTCGCCAATGGGGGTATCGATGCGGTGACCGTTACCGGAGGCGACCTTGATAATCCGGTAATCAATAACAACACGCTGGTCCTTAAGCTCCTGAAAAGCAATATCACCAATGTCTCCGATCCGATCTGGGATCTGATGATGAAGAACATCTATGCTACCGGGGCATACCGGTTGAGCCAAGAGGATTTCAAGATGAACATTCTCTATAGCAATCCCACCCCCAGAAACTACATTACTCCCGTTACCGACTTCCCCGAACAGACTGATGGTGGAAAACCCTTGGAAGAGCGCATTCTTCTCGAGGTCTTCAATTTTGACCGGTTGAACGCCTACAATGACATACAGCCCGGCGGGGATGGTTTTTTTGATTTTATCCCCGGGATCACGGTCGATACCCAGAACGGACAGATCATATTTACCAAGGTCGAGCCCTTTGGCGAATACCTCTTCGGACGCTTGGGCGATGGGGATTATAGCGACGAGAGCTCCTACAATCCCAATCAGGAAAAATATGTGTTCCGCGATATGTACGAGCTGACCAAATCGGCAGCGCTGCAGGATCCCGAGAAAGATAAGTTTATTTTAAAGGGAAGGTACAAGTCCGAAGGAAGTGGCGGAATCCCCATCGGGGCTTTTAACGTACCGCGCGGGTCGGTACGCGTGACGGCGGGGGGTAGGCAACTACAGGAAGGAATCGATTATACCGTTAATTACCAGGCTGGTACGGTGCAGATTTTGGATCCCAGTCTGGAAGCCTCGAACACGCCGATCAATATTTCCGTTGAGAACAACGCGGTATTCGGACAACAGACCCGGCGATTTACCGGCGTGAACGTCGAGCACCAATTCAACAAGAACTTTGTATTGGGCGCTACGCTGTTGAACCTGAACGAACGGCCCCTGACCCAGAAATCCAACTTCGGGGTCGAGCCGGTCAACAATACGGTATTCGGTATGAACGGTATTTTTTCCACCGAGGTCCCCTTTCTGACCCGAATGGTCAATAAATTGCCCAACATCGACACTGACGTGCCCTCCAACGTTTCAGTACGCGGCGAGGTGGCCCTTTTAAAGCCGGGTTCCCCCAAGAATGCGGACTTTCAGGGCGAAACCACGACCTATCTCGACGATTTCGAGGGAGCCCAGGCCTTAATAGACATCCGTTCTTCCCTGGGTTGGGCCATGGCCAGTACGCCCTTGGAATTTTTGGACAGTCCCGATCAACAAGGCCTTGAAACGGGGTTTCAAAGGGCCAAATTGGCCTGGTACACCATTGATCCCGTATTCTATTCCAACCAGCGGCCATCGAGCATTAGTGACAGCGATATCTCTACCAACGCCACCAGACGCATTTTTATCGACGAGGTATTCCCCAAGGTCGAGGTGGCCCAGGGCCAGACCCGGCAGCAGACCACGCTCGACTTGGCGTACTACCCCAATGCCAAGGGCCCCTATAATGCCAATGAAAATTTTGAAGGGGTGTCTCCTGACCAAAAATGGGGAGGTATCATGCGCTCCCTGAGCAGTACCAATTTCGAGCAGGCGAACGTGGAGTTCGTACAGTTCTGGGTGATGGATCCTTATCTTGAAGGCACGGCCACCACCGCGGGGGAACTTGTGCTTAATATGGGCAATATTACCGAGGACATCCTGGCCGACGGTCTGAAACAGTACGAAAATGGGTTGCCAATCGATGGGGAGGGAGGCGTGAAGCCCGCCGATCCCATTTGGGGTCCGGTACCTGCGACCCAAGCTTTGATTTACGCTTTTGATGTCGATGAGGCGGGCCGTGCCCAGCAAGATCTGGGTCTCGACGGCCTTGACGATGCGGAAGAGGCGGCCATCTATGGCGAAGGACCGGATCCCGCATCCGATAATTATGAATACTTCCTACAGCGCGAGGGCAATATCCTGAACCGCTACCTGAACTACAACAATACCCAAGGCAACTCTCCCGTACAGGTCGATAACGACAATCGGGGTTCTACCACCCTTCCCGACGTGGAGGACATCGATCGCAACCTTACCATGAACACGGTAAACAGTTACTACGAATACCGCATCCCTATAAAACCGAATACGAACATCAACGATAAGTACGTTACAGACATCCGCGACTCGCTGGTGCTTTCGGGCAATCGCATTCCCGATGGCAGTACGGTACGTACCCGTTGGATACAGTACAAGATTCCCTTGAGCGACTTTAATGACGCCGTCGGGGGCATTGCCGATTTTCGTTCGATCAGCACGATGCGTATGTACATGACGGGTTTTAACAGCGACGTGGTGCTGCGCTTCGCTACCCTTGATCTGGTACGCGGCGATTGGCGCACGTATGTGAAATCCCTCGAAACGGACGATCCGAACCCGAACGACGATGGTACCACGTTGGATGTCAATGCCGTCAACATCCAGGAGAACGAGAACCGTGTTCCGATTCCCTATGTGCTTCCCCCCGGTGTTCGCCGAGAGCAACTGAACAACAACAATACGATCATCCAGCAAAACGAGCAGGCCCTTTCCCTGGTCGTCGAAAATCTCGAGCCTCAAGATGCGCGCGGAGTGTTCAAGAACCTGAACATCGATTTGCGGCAGTATGAAAAATTGAAGATGTTCATCCACGCCGAAAAAATCCTGGAAGGCGACATTTACAATATCGAAAACCCTTTGGTCGGTTTTCTGAGGATAGGTACCGATTTTTCGCAAAATTTCTACCAACTGGAACTGCCCTTGGAATTCACCGCCTTCAATTCCCGTTCTGCGGAGGCTGTTTGGCCCAGCAATAACGAAATGGAGGTCGTTCTCGACCACTTGAACAAGGTAAAGTCCGTTTGGATCGCGGGGGACGACCTTAGTGAAATCCGTTATTTTGAGGTGAACGGGGGAGAAGTGGTCGCGGTGGACGAGTTCTCCCCGCGTACGCCCGGACGCTTGCGGATCGGGATCAAGGGAAACCCTTCATTGGGAAGCATTCGGAGTATGATGGTCGGGGTAAAGAACGCCTCCAATGTACCGGCACGGGGCGAGGTCTGGTTCAACGAACTTCGTTTGGTAGGGCTGGACAATGAAGGTGGATGGGCCGCTATTGCCGCCGTGGATGCCAATATCGCCGATTTTGCCGATATTTCCGCCACGGGAAGCACCAGTACCTCAGGTTTCGGAGCCATCGATCAAATGCCCAATGAACGGGCCCGGGAGGATGCGATTTCCTACGACCTGGTCACCAATGTGAACGTGGGCCAGTTGCTTCCCCCGAAATGGAACATCCAGATTCCCTTTAATTATGGTATATCCGAACAGATCATTACCCCTGAATTCGATCCGGTCTACGACGACCTTAAATTGGACGATCGCATTGCCGCCGCGGAAAGTCCCGATAGCAATCAAGATCCCGACGACATTAAGGAACAGGCGGAGGACTACACCAAACGCACCAGCATCAACTTTATCGGGGTCCGTAAGGACAGGGGGGAAGAGGCCGAGGCCAATTTCTACGACATCGAGAACTTTACCTTTAATTATTCCTACAATGAGACCAACCACCGCGATTTTGAGATTGCCGCCCTTACCGATAAAGACCTCAAGACGGGTTTTGTTTACAACCATGCGTTCGAACCCCTTGAAGTGGCGCCTTTCGCCAAAAAAGACTCCCTGTTCACCGGAGCCTACTGGCAATGGCTCAAAGATTTGAACCTGAATCTGCTGCCGACCACGGTATCGGTCAACTCCAATTTCAATCGGCAGTTTAACCAACAGCGTTTCCGAGACGTGGTAGAAGAGGGGGTCGATAAGTTGGACCTCCCGACCCTACGTCAGCGCAACTACCTGTTCAACTGGCAGTATGCAGTGAATTACGCCCTGACCAAATCGCTGCGCCTGAACCTGACTGCCAGCAACAATCACATCGTGCGAAATTATTATGAGGATTTTACGGACGATGAGGGCATCCGACGACAAAGAATCGATGAGACTTTAGGACTTTGGGACGGTTTCTGGAACCTGGGCGAACCCAACCGGCATGCCCAGCAGTTGGAACTCAACTACGAAATTCCCTTCAGTAAAATCCCCGCCCTCGATTTCATCAACGCGCAATATAGCTATACCAGCAATTTCGACTGGCAGCGCGGGGGCGATGCACTCCGCGAGGTCGCCGGACAGGATATCAATACCGTGCAGAATGCCAGTACCCACAACCTGACGGCCAATCTGACGATGGACAGGTTCTATAACCTGATCGGACTCAAAAAGCGAAGGGGCGGAGGCAAGGATGCCGCACCGGCTAGTAGGACCAATGCGGGAAACTCCGAAGGGGGTGCCGAAAGAATAAAAAAGAAGACCAGCGGCCTATTCAATACCGCGGTTGACATCCTGACCATGGTCAAAAGGGTCAATGTAAACTACAGTGAGAATAATGGCAAGGTACTTCCAGGCTACACCCAATCCGTCGGCTTTGTCGGCTCGTTGCGTCCTTCACTGGGCTTTGTCTTCGGTAGCCAGTCCGACGTCCGTTTTAATGCGGCACGAAAGGGCTGGCTGACCAGTTTTGGCGAGTTCAACGAACAATATATCGAGAATACGAACAAACAACTGAACATCACGGCCACGGCCGTACCGATCAGGGACCTGACCATCGATCTAACCGCGGACCGGCAATTTTCAAGCAGCTATCAAGAGAGTTTCGATATTTCCGAAGACAACCGGTATCTCGTGCAGTTGGGCAACGACTACGGCAATTTCAGTATCTCCACGATGATGATAGGCACCTTTTTCAGTAAGAGCGACGAGTTCACTTCCGATAACTTCCAGCAGTTCAAACAGAATCGCATCACTATTGCGAACCGCTTGGTCACCGACCGGGGGCAGTCTCCCGGAGATTTGGATGAGGACGGGTTCCCACAGCTTTACGGAAAGACGCAGCAGGACGTACTGTTGCCGGCGTTTTTCGCCGCCTATACCGGCCAGGACGCCGCGCGGGTAAATCTGGATGCTTTTCGGCAGGTTCCCATCCCCAATTGGAATATCAAGTACACGGGCCTGATGCGCAACAACTGGTTTAAAGAGAAGTTCCAGCGTTTTTCCCTAAGCCATGGATATCGGGCGGCTTACAGTATTAATTCCTTTCAGACCAATCTGGAGAAAGCACAGTTGCAGAACGACGGTTTGCCGGCAACCGACCCGGAGTCCGGCGACCTACTATCCGACCTGATCCTGAACAACGTGGTATTGAACGACGAGTTCAATCCCCTGATGCGGGTCGATTTCGAGATGAAAAACTCTGTCAGCATTTTGGCCGAAATGCGGTCGAACCGTACCTTGGCATTGAGTTTCGACAACAACCTGATGACCGAGGTCAACGGAAAGGAATATACCTTGGGAATGGGCTATCGTTTTAAGGATGTTCAGTTTGTTACGAACATCGGGGGCAACAAGACCCGCTTGAAAGGCGACCTGAACCTCAAGGCCGACGTTACCCTGCGCGACAATATTACTATCATTAGAAACCTCGATATCGACAATAACCAAATCACTTCAGGGCAAAATTTGCTGTCGATCAAGTTTACTGCCGATTACGCCTTGACCAAACAATTGAACGCCCTGTTCTTCTACGACCATTCCTTCTCCCAATTCGCGGTCTCCACCGCCTTCCCTCAGACTACGATCAATGCAGGATTCACCCTCCGTTATAATTTTGGGAACTAA